TCACCTTGTGCGGAATGTTTGTATACTTCTTTAGGGAAAACAAACATTTCTTCGTCATCTCCAGCCGATTGAACGTCACAATGCTGAAATTGACTATCGGATCATCCACAGAAAACCTCACAGCGGCGCAGCGCGTCTCCAGTAACAGTTCTTCAACAAACGCGGACGAGAGCGACAATTGTTTTTATCGCTTGAAGCCCCGGACCGCGTCAAGCGCCCCGAGCGGGATTGCCATCCCCTGCCCGTCACAGTAACAACGCCCGAACGGCAGGCCCTTCGTCGCCAAAACCAAACGCGTTCGCCGCCATGTACGAAGCCGAAATCAAATTCATCGCCCCGCCCGGGTTCAGGCTGCCGGGAACGCGTCTGGCCGACGCGGTCTATCGTGACGTCTACTTCGACACGCCTGACGGAGCGTTTTACGCCTCGGGCCGGGAACTCCGGCTGCGCGAGGCGGACGGCCAAACGTTTTGCACCTGCAAGAATCCCCCGTTCGACGCCGCCAGCGCCTCCAAGGAGGAGCTCTCGACCGCCGTGGCCGACACCGGGGCCATGGAGGCCGTCCTCACCGGCCTGGGGTTCGTGCGGCGCATGGCCTATGTCAAACATTGCCGTCGTTCCCGGACCATGCACAACGGCCTCGCCCTGGAACTGACCCTGGTCACGGTGGATTTTGCCGCCGGGACGTTCGTCGAAATCGAGCACCAGGCCCGGGACCGCGCCTTGGGACTTGCCGCCCTCCCCGTCATCCGGTCCTACGGCGCGGCGATCGGCCTCACGCGGGAATATCCCCGCGCGTATACGGACCTCTTTCTCGACGCCCGAGACCGGGACGTGACGGAACCCCGCCCATGCTAAAGCCCCTTTCGCCCCTTGCCGCCTACCTCGGCCCGTCCGCCTGGATCGACAGCGACCATCCGGCCGTCGCGGCCAAGGCCGCCGAACTTGCCGCCGGACGGGACACGGACGCCGCCGTGGCCGAAGCCGCCTTCGTCTTCGTGCGCGACGCCATCCGCCACAGCGTCGACCACCGACAAAATCCCGTCACCCGCGCCGCCTCCGAAGTCCTCGCCCACGGCACGGGCTACTGCTACGCCAAGGCCCATCTGCTTGCCGCCTTGCTGCGGGCAAACGGCATCCCGGCCGGCCTGTGCTACCAGCGCCTCCTGCTCGATCCCGACAAGGACGCGGCGCGCTACTGCCTCCACGGCCTTGTCGCCGCGCGTCTCAAGGATCGGAACTGGTACCGGATCGACCCGCGCGGCAACAAACCGGGCGTCGATGCCCGGTTCACGCCGCCGACGGAACGGCTGGCCTTTCCCATCACGGCTCCCGGCGAGGCCGACCTGCCCGGCATCCACGCCGCGCCGCTGCCCATGATCATGGAGGCGCTCACACGCCACGGGACCTGGGACGCGCTTTACGACGCCCTGCCGGACGTCTCCTCCTGACCCACGCCGGTCACGACATCTCCCCATTTTGCGACACTTTTGTCACTCTGCCTTCTTTTTTGCAGCTTCCCCGACGGCTGGCGTAGGCCTTGTCGTCGCCATGTCATTTTTACCCCACATATTCAGACCGTAAAATCGGTCGGTTACAAAAAAGACGTCAAATTTCTCCACGGGATTGGTGTACTTTGCACGGCTATTGCTTATAACAGGCAATAGCCCGGACCGGACTCTCCGTCGGTACGGGCCAAATTCCCCTAGGAGGTCGCCATGGAATCGGCTCTGACATTGCGCAAAACCGCTCCTCCCGAGTTGGCAGAACAAAGCCACGCCATTCACCATGTCTCCGTCCTGGAAGTGGAAATCGGCCACGGGGCCATGTCCACCATGA
The DNA window shown above is from Solidesulfovibrio fructosivorans JJ] and carries:
- a CDS encoding class IV adenylate cyclase, with the translated sequence MYEAEIKFIAPPGFRLPGTRLADAVYRDVYFDTPDGAFYASGRELRLREADGQTFCTCKNPPFDAASASKEELSTAVADTGAMEAVLTGLGFVRRMAYVKHCRRSRTMHNGLALELTLVTVDFAAGTFVEIEHQARDRALGLAALPVIRSYGAAIGLTREYPRAYTDLFLDARDRDVTEPRPC
- a CDS encoding transglutaminase domain-containing protein — translated: MLKPLSPLAAYLGPSAWIDSDHPAVAAKAAELAAGRDTDAAVAEAAFVFVRDAIRHSVDHRQNPVTRAASEVLAHGTGYCYAKAHLLAALLRANGIPAGLCYQRLLLDPDKDAARYCLHGLVAARLKDRNWYRIDPRGNKPGVDARFTPPTERLAFPITAPGEADLPGIHAAPLPMIMEALTRHGTWDALYDALPDVSS